The nucleotide sequence CTGTGATAATTATTTACATACTTCATTAGTTCCTTCTCTCGGACCTCCAGCTGCAGCATGATGGCACTGAGCTCCATGTATAGGTTGTTGGctctctccagcttcctctcatAGTGCTCCCGGATGTCCAGTGCATGCCTGAGAGAGTTTGGGAAATGCAAACAAATATTCACTTTCAACATTCTGCTTTAAGAAATTAGAGTGCCTGTAAGTGTCATGTCTTCTCCTGGCTCTCCTTTCTTACACACCTGAGTTCATCCCGTCTGCGTCGGATCAGCTCCTCGTCCAGCCTGTGGATACAGGTGCCTTCACTTTTGATCTTCTCAAAATGTTTCTTCACTTCCTCCCTCCATTCTGCCTGTAATGTGAACAGACACAGTCAAAGAGCTGACCATTCACTCTCAGACACAAAAGAGAACAACATTATCTAGAACAAGTAAATACTGTCTAACAATTCTGTACTACACTTGTTGTTGGTGCAACTTATCTTAAGAAAATAAGTGTATAGAGTCCTTTGACTTAAACAAAATGAAGGTTATTGTGTTTTGCCGTTATAATGCCGACCTGAGACTTGAAGTAGGTCTCCTGAGGAGCTCCTAGGACATCAGCAGAGGCAATGTCGAGGTGTAGGAGGATCTGACGAAACGAAGGCCTATTCCTGGGCTTGCCTTGCCTGGAATCAGCAAATAACAGGAAAAGGAGAATCAGTGAGAACAGTAACTAGCAAGAGCATTACTCTAACATGTAATGTACAAAGATGCTGTTAAACAAAATGTACAATCCACACTCACCATGTTTGTTTCATGAGGATTTTGAAGCCGTCTGGGCAGGTGGAGGGGACAGGAAGGTGAAGACTGTTGCTGCCAACACCCCAAATGATGGCCGAGGAGTCCACGTCTTTGTAGGGAATCTCTCCGGTCAGAAGTTCCCacaacacaactccaaatgacCTGGAACACACAGGCAAAGAGAGTCAGGTCTCACtacaacaacataaacacatgaCTTATTTAAGATATATACTGTAACAGTTGAACACTGCCccagtgtttttaatatttcactgTTGTACTCACCAGATATCTACTTTTTCAGACACAGGCTCATTTCTTATCACTTCTGGGGCCATCCAGGCCACCGTACCCGCAAATGACATCTTTGTACTTTTGTCACTGAGCTCTTTGGACGTTCCAAAGTCGGAGATTTTCACAGTGTCGTTGTGGGTGACcaaaacactgcaaacacacacaaacagaaaacacacagacgtGTTAGCGAGGTCAGAGTGTCTGATTAAAAGGACCAAAGCAGACTGTCTCTCCTACAAGTTTACAGTAGTCCTATCTGTATCAACTGTACAGTAATTCAAGAGGTATTAGAGAACATGTTCACCCTTTCATTTTGAAGCCAAGCAGTGTCAGACTGACATTAATCCAGGTCAGATGACCTGGGTTATACCATTCAGACCGACGCCAAGTTTTTCCTCTGACATTTCCACTGGGTTTAAAGTCACCGGAAACTAAAACCCACAGAAGCCTTCTAACTATGTAATTTAGGGTCTTATGTACATAATAGTGAACATCTAAATAGTATGAGAAGTTAGTTTCAATCCAAATTTGGATTGGACCATTGAATGACAAcgtgtcattcttttatttttcaactgcGGTGGACTTGCAGAAACAGCTGGCTGCGTTTTTGGTGAGCCTTGGTGTAATTGTCCACAAAAACTCCCACATATGCAGAACATATTTCACCCAAGACCAGTTCAATAATTCCACCCAGAAAGCCAGATGGTACTATTTCATCCTTCCTGACCGCCAGAGGCGGTGCATAAGTACTGAATGTCTCCGTCTCGTGCACGCGCAGGTCGAGTAGCTATACCAACAAAGTCACCTGTGACCCCCTGATGACCCTGGACAGGCTATATCTTCCGGTGTCGTCAGAGGATCTGTTCCTGCAGAATCTTTGATTGAATTGATTCTGAGTGACTTAATGCTCTGGCGGTCATCCAGGATTCATAGAACtgttgtttttcactcttgtttttGCAAAATGGCTGCATCTCTATTCCAGTCTCTCCCTCTTCAAACATCACATGTCCCTAATGTCCTACCATTGACATTGATGTGTTACTTGCTGAACATAGATAAAGTTAAGCTATATGTTAACTGTAACTGACTTATTAGCATATTATTAGACTATATTTAAGGCTATCTAACTTTTGGATGCTGGTAACATTTAGCCCTGGTGTGTGTAGCCAACATTTCTACCTATtgctcgtctgtccgtcctggaagagggatccctcctcagttgctcttcctgaggtttctacccttttttttccctgttaaagggttttttttggggagtttttccttatccgctgtgagggtccaaaggacagagggatgtcatatgctgtaaagccctgtgaggcaaattgtgatttgtgatattgggctttataaataaaattgattgattgattgattaatgcTACTGTGATGTGGCTCACATGGGGATGTCAATCAAAACGTGTTCTGCTTTGCCTACACAGTCTTGAGAAATGGTCTACACAgcaaaattagtttttttaaaCCAGGTTTTCTAATGGttatgaatgtttgttttctgttgattAACGAGACACTGAACTTTGACATCATATGTGCATTTTAACGTTTTCAAGCCAAATTCCCAGTGGCTTTAGAGGGGTATGACTTTCTGTGTGTAGCATTTCAATCTTCGACCATTACACAAGCACATTTCTGCATCTGAAACACCCCATTAGCCGAATGAGACTGACCTTTCCAGCACATTCAGCCTGCCATCATTCTGCTGACTAATACAGTGTTTGGCGCTGCCGCAGCATGATGATATTGATTAGAGAAACAGGGCTACAGTgtgcagaggaagagacaggaGGAGCAGGATGAGACAGGACACTGTGTCTTATTCTCATGTCAAGGCAGCTCGCTTTTATTAATTCTGAGAATGGCATTTGAGTTAATGTCAGACTATTCAGCGCTGAAAGGAtgaattgttgttgttgctgtgggctAAGAAATGTTAAACAAGGCTGATCAGCTTTAAGAACGTGACCGCAGCACCCGTGGGCTGCTGCATTACAGTGACAAACCGAGAAAACATACTGTGCTAATTTGCAGATCAGGAGGAAGTATTAATTTTGCTGCTATAAAACTAATACCAGGGAAAGTGGAAACTCACTTGGGAGACTTGAGATCTCTGTGGATGATCTTGTGCAGGTGTAGGTAGTTCATGCCACTGGCGATGCCTGAGGCCCAGTCCACCAGCATCCTGGGGGTCACTTTCCTCCCCGCCCTCAGCACCTCATACAGCTGGCCCTGGGCACAGTACTCCATGATGATGCAGTAACAAGGTGCCTGGGTGCACACACCCCTACGATAGACAAAGCCCAGGAAACACATTTATAGAACATGACAAATCTTCATACATGTATGCACATTTGGACACTATGAGAGCTCCACCAGCTCAAGTGGCTGTTGACTTACTTGAAGCTGATGATATTTGGGTGCTTGAGTTTTCGTAGGTGTTTAATGTCCGTCTCCTTCTGCTCGCGCACCTTCTTGATGGCCACCTCCTCGGAGCGGAACTTGCCCAAGAAGACAGCGCCCTGTGCTCCGCTGCCCAGCCACTGCAACTCTGAAATCTCCTCAAATGGAACCTCCCACATGTCTGGAAACaagtatattacatttattcaaaATGAAAGCAATACATTGGGGCTTTTTAAACTGTATGTGATtgtctgtttttggtctttaGTGTTGTTTGTCCATCTATGCTCTGTGTGCTGTCATAGTTACTCTTTCAAGGAACAGTTAAACATTTTGAGGAATAAACTTTCACTTTGCAGAGTTTAATGCGTAGCTTGATACCACTCTGAAAACAAGGGGAAACACAGTGGGCCTGGCTACGTCAAACGGTAACAAAATCCTTCCACTAGCACAGCTAAAGCtcacaaattaacattttatatcttatttgtttaatctgtttcaaaaccaaagtgtaaaaatgacaataagcCATTTTTGGGGGGTTATGTGCTGGTTGTGTTCCTGGAGTCTCCGCTTGTTGTCTGGCAACCTCACAGTGATCACaagaagtgaaaataaaatagaaaatgtcaATCAATCTTGAGGAAAAAACACAATCACTTTCAAAATACTCATGTACTTTAAGTCTGTGACAACTCTCCTCATCTAAACCCAGCATCTCAAGAGTTACAgcacaagaaaaacacaccCAACGTGGTTCACACTCCATTTCatattttctatccatacaggGCAAAAATAACGCCCTGTGCACAACTGCTATAACTGTCTTGGATGTTCAAACAGTGAGTCATATGCTGTTCCATCCTCGTTATGTGGTTTGAAACTAGCGTAGAGGAGAAGCTTTGCTGCTGAAATCTGCAGCACATTACATTTGGACATTAGCTGACCAACCACAAGACCCAGCCCAGTTCTGTCTGACCTCAACTCGTATCCTGCAGCCTGTGTGTCCGGCCTGTGCGGGCAGCCCTGCAGCAATGTGAGTCTACCTTAACCATGACCTCAATTGAAACTGACAGCTGCACAGCTTCACCCACAACAGCAATATGGTGAAGCTGGGGGCAGCTATTCAATAATAGTTTCAGACTACATGAGGAGAAACGGGAGGGAATGTGAagcttgttttttcttcagaagCCTTACAGGGAGATTTGATTTAAACACAATGAATTAAGTTTCTTAAACTGATACCATGCAGAGAGATAAAACCCAGAACTGACCTTGCTGTTGTAGCTTGTATTCTGTTGAGTACGTCTTCCCTATGATGTTCCACACAGGCCGAAGGCAGCCAAACAGCCCTTCTAGGAACCCACCCGACCCAGGCCCTGCTCTGTGAAAGTGCAGCTTGATGTCATCAGGGTGATGGGGATGGCTTTGCCTTCCCTCTCCACTGTGATCAATGGGACAGTCCCCTTCTCCCATCTGCTCCTCCATCCCGCTGCCACAACCACCATGCTCACAGGAGGCTGGTGAAACGGCTTCCTCGTGGTCCTGCTCCTGCAGCTGGAGCACGCTGTTGTCAAAGTGCCCACCCTCGCTCCGTGTCGAGTCCACGCTCAAGGCTGTGTTTGGGGGACTCACACCCCCGAGCATTGAGTCCTCATCCTGGCCGGGCATCTGCAGTGTCTGCAGGGGAACGGGCAGGTGTGTCGGCGGGGCCAGGTCTGTGATAATCTGAGGAGGTAAGGTGGATGGAGGTGCCTGAGGAGGCTGATGTTGGGAGTTGGGCGAGTTTGATTTCTTCATGCCGTCCCCAACCACAGTGAGCTTGAGCTCCTCCTTCAGCTTGCCCACCAGCAGACTGGGGCAGGAGGTCCACGAGAGCACCTCGGGGGAGCTACCCATGGTGTCGTGCATGTGCATGGGCTACCCAGTGGCGATGAGTGTGGCACGTCCTAACACACTGGTTTGTTTGAGTGCTGAAAATCACCTGCACAGCGGGGACAGGGAGACAGagcaagaaagagagacaggttATCTAAATCATAAAGTCCATGTAAAAC is from Epinephelus moara isolate mb chromosome 7, YSFRI_EMoa_1.0, whole genome shotgun sequence and encodes:
- the si:ch211-45c16.2 gene encoding mitogen-activated protein kinase kinase kinase 13, with translation MHMHDTMGSSPEVLSWTSCPSLLVGKLKEELKLTVVGDGMKKSNSPNSQHQPPQAPPSTLPPQIITDLAPPTHLPVPLQTLQMPGQDEDSMLGGVSPPNTALSVDSTRSEGGHFDNSVLQLQEQDHEEAVSPASCEHGGCGSGMEEQMGEGDCPIDHSGEGRQSHPHHPDDIKLHFHRAGPGSGGFLEGLFGCLRPVWNIIGKTYSTEYKLQQQDMWEVPFEEISELQWLGSGAQGAVFLGKFRSEEVAIKKVREQKETDIKHLRKLKHPNIISFKGVCTQAPCYCIIMEYCAQGQLYEVLRAGRKVTPRMLVDWASGIASGMNYLHLHKIIHRDLKSPNVLVTHNDTVKISDFGTSKELSDKSTKMSFAGTVAWMAPEVIRNEPVSEKVDIWSFGVVLWELLTGEIPYKDVDSSAIIWGVGSNSLHLPVPSTCPDGFKILMKQTWQGKPRNRPSFRQILLHLDIASADVLGAPQETYFKSQAEWREEVKKHFEKIKSEGTCIHRLDEELIRRRRDELRHALDIREHYERKLERANNLYMELSAIMLQLEVREKELMKREQAVEKKYPGTYKRHLVRPIVRSNAVEKLIKKKGSMSHKPGMPTAKRPDLLRSDGIPSLDPLPSPSPLSASPKISTPPGKARYRSKPRHRRANSKGSHSEFPGVLKPLAGAPEDAQSLQEQPFLHHHHHHPPPEGPFLPLKGREEAVVNCANNLRYFGPAAALRSPQTDHLQRRVSGSSPDLISTAVDADTRQRTSSTSSNPVPGAGSLCPCCQAHPFPGCLHCQETPPASNHPELPHYSLLNTQESTPSSLGAPSKDPTSDGEVTKKAEPQEQEASQRTHNLLTALPRTLRPLRKGGDESSEEEEGEVDSEVEFPRRQRPHRCMSSFQSYSTFSSENLSVSDGEEGNTSDHSHSGPLERLSASQEEHLDELLSHTPDIPIDISTQSDGLSDKECAVRRVKTQISLGKLCSDEHSYENPLQFGDSDCDSSEAECSDATIRNNKVGAPSSW